TGTGGGGGCCCGGTGGCCTGGTGGGCGCGAGCCTCGACCACGCCCTGTGGTTCCACCGGCCGTTCCGCGCCGACGAGTGGTTCCTCTACGACTGCTGGAGCCCGTCCGCGTCCGACGCGCGGGGTCTGGCCACCGGCCGCATGTTCACCACGGACGGCCGGCAGATCGCCAGCGCCGTCCAGGAGGGTCTGCTGCGCCGCGTGGGCGCGTGATCGATTCGTGCAGGGGCGGCGGCCTGACACGCTGACCAGGCCGCTAACCTTGCCGCATGCGCCTCTCCGCTCGGGTCGACTATGCCCTCCGCGCCGTCGCCGAGCTCGCGGCGACGGGCAGCGGCCCCGGCCGGGGTCGCCCGGTCACGGCCGACCAGATCGCCCGGGCGCAGGAGATCCCGCCGAAGTTCCTGGAGAGCATCCTGCTCCAGCTGCGCCGCGGCGGCGTCGTGAACGCCCAGCGGGGCCCGGAGGGCGGCTACTGGCTGGCCCGCCCGGCGGAGGAGATCTCCCTGGCCGAGGTGATCCGGGTGATCGACGGGCCGCTGGCCCACGTACGCGGACAGCGACCGGAGGACCTCGGCTACCACGGTGCCGCCCGCTCCCTCCAGGAGGTCTGGATCGCGCTGCGGGCCAGCGAGCGGGAGATCCTGGAGCTGGTGACCGTGGCCGACGTCGCGGCCGGCACCCTGCCGCCCCGGGTGACCGAACTGGCCGCCGACCCGCGCGCCTGGACCTGAGCCACCTGTCCTGAGGCGTCCCACCCATCGATCGGGGACTTGACCGAGGCACCTCCGTGCCGCATTGTCGACCAAGTCGATAGGTCATGCCGAAAAGCCGGGGGTGCGTCATGCGCAAGCTGCTGGTCCTCGCCCTGGTCGGGCTCGCCGCGCAGCTCGTCGACGGCTCACTCGGCATGGCGTACGGGCTGACCTCGTCCACCCTGCTGCTGGTCGCCGGGGTGGCGCCGGCCGCCGCGTCGGCCTCGGTGCACCTCGCGGAGGTCGGCACCACGCTCGCCGCCGGCGTCGCGCACTGGCGGTTCGGCAACGTCGACTGGCGGGTGGTCTCCCGGATCGCCCTGCCCGGCGCGCTCGGTGCCTTCGCCGGCGCCACCGTCCTCAGCTCCCTGTCCACCGAGTCCGCCGCGCCGTGGATGGCCGGCATCCTGTTCGCCCTCGGCGCGTACCTGCTGGTGCGGTTCACCCGACCGCTGCGCTCCGCCGGCACCGGGGGTCGCCTGCGGGGGCGGTTCCTCGGCCCGCTCGGTCTGGTCGCCGGGTTCGTCGACGCCACCGGCGGTGGAGGCTGGGGTCCCGTCGCCACGCCGGCGCTGCTGGTCTCCGGCCGCCTGGAGCCGCGCAAGGTGATCGGCTCGGTCGACACCGCCGAGACCGTGGTGGCCCTCGCGGCGAGCGCCGGCTTCCTGATCGGCCTCGGCTCCGAGGGCTTCCTCCTGCCCACCGTGGCCGCCCTGCTGGTCGGTGGCCTGATCGCCGCTCCGGTCGCCGCCTGGCTGGTGCGGACCGTCCCGGCCCAGCTGCTCGGGGCCGCCGTCGGCGGCGTGATCGTCCTGACCAACGCCCGCACCCTGCTGCGCGCCGGTGCGGTGGGGACCCCGCTGTCCGGTGTGGTCTACGGGCTGCTCGCCGCCGGCTGGCTGACCGCCCTGGCGCTCGCCCTCCGGGCGCTACGCCGCACCCGCCAGGATCGGGCGCTCGCCGAGCCGGCGCCCGTCACCGACACCGCCGGCACCGTCGCTCAGCCGCGCCGGCTGCCGGTCGCGGTGGACTCCTGACCCGAAGGCGGCAGGAGATCCACTCGGGTTCCTTGATGTCGCGGTGTCGCTTCGGCCCGGACACCCCGACATCAAGAAACCCGAGGGGATCAACGTTCGCCGAGCGTCGGCGCTCAGGTTGCCATGAGGTCGTCGGCGGTTGCCTGGAGCAGCGTCCACGCCTCGTCGACGTGCGCCTCGGCGGTCTGTGGGGAGCCGACCGCCAGCCGCAGCGTGAACCGGCCGTCGACCCGGGTGTGCGTCAGGTGGACCCGGCCGGTGCCGTTGACCCGGGCCAGCAGCTCGGCGTTGACCTCGTCGGCGGCCCGTAGCCGGAAGCACACCAGCGAGAACGGATGCGCGGCGGCCAGCTCGAACCGGTCGTCGGCGCGTACCCGCCCGGCGAACCGGGCGGCCAGCGCCACCCCGCGGCGCACGTGCGCGCGCAGCCCCTCGACGCCGTACCAGCGCAGCACGAACCACAGCTTCAGCGCCCGGAACCGGCGACCCAGCGGCACCTGCCAGTCCCGGTAGTCGAGCACCGCACCGGACTCGGTCGCGGCGTTGCGCAGGAACTCCGGCATCACGGTCAGCGCCTCGACCAACTCGCCCCGGTCGGCCACCCAGAACGCGTCGCAGTCGAACCCGGTCAGCAGCCACTTGTGCGGGTCGAAGCAGTACGAGTCGGCGAACTCCAGTCCGGCGTGCGACCAGCGCAGCTCCGGGCAGACCGCGGCCGCACCCGCGTACGCGGCGTCCACGTGCAGCCAGATCCCGTACTCGGCGCAGATCGCCCCGATCTCCGGCAGCGGGTCGACGGCCGTGGTGGAGGTGGTACCGATGGTCGCCACCACGATCGCCGGCACCTCACCGGCGGCCCGGTCCGCCTCGATCGCGGCGCACAACGCGGCCGGCCGCATCGCCTGGCTGGCCGGGTCCACCTCGACCGCGCGCACCCCGTCGGCGCCCAGCCCGGCGATCCGGGCGGCTTTCTCGATGGAGGAGTGCCCGTGGGTCGACGTGTAGGCCCGGTAGCGCCGGTCGACGCCGGCCTCCCGCCAGCGGCCGTCGCTGGCCCGGTGCAGCGCGGCCAGGGTGGCCACCAGGGTCGCCGACGACGCCGAGTCCTGGATGACCCCGCCACCGCGGGTGTCCGACCGGAACCGCCGCGGCAGGTCCAGCAGCCCGGCCAGCCAGTCCATCATCACCGTCTCCAGCTCGGTGCAGGCCGGGCTGGTCGCCCACAGCATGCCCTGCACGCCCAGCCCGGAGCTGACCAGGTCGCCGAGCACGCTCGGACCCGAGGTGTTGGCCGGGAAGTAGCCGAAGAAACCGGGGTGCTGCCAGTGGGTCAGCCGAGGCGCGACCAGCGCGTCCAGGTCGGCGAGGACCGCGTCGACGGGCTCACCGTCCACCGGAGGGCCCGCCGGCAGCGCCGCCGCGAGCGCCCCGGGCGGGTCACCCGACACCACCGGGCGCTGCCCCAGCGTCGACCAGTAGTCGGCGATCCAGTCCACCACCGCGTAACCGGCGCGGCGGAACTCCTCGGGATCCATGTGCTCGGCCACCCACGGAGTCGATCAACAATCGCGCCGGGTCGCAAGAGGGGGGTCGCACCGGGCCGGCGGCAGGCACCGGGCCGCAGCCGCGGAATCCGCACAGCTCCGGCCCGGTGCGCCACACCGCGGCATCTCCGACCCGTCCCGACCGAAGATGCCGTACCACCACCGGACTCAAAACTAGGCACCGTCCGGGTCGCGGGGGTGACGCC
This genomic stretch from Micromonospora krabiensis harbors:
- a CDS encoding RrF2 family transcriptional regulator, which translates into the protein MRLSARVDYALRAVAELAATGSGPGRGRPVTADQIARAQEIPPKFLESILLQLRRGGVVNAQRGPEGGYWLARPAEEISLAEVIRVIDGPLAHVRGQRPEDLGYHGAARSLQEVWIALRASEREILELVTVADVAAGTLPPRVTELAADPRAWT
- a CDS encoding sulfite exporter TauE/SafE family protein: MRKLLVLALVGLAAQLVDGSLGMAYGLTSSTLLLVAGVAPAAASASVHLAEVGTTLAAGVAHWRFGNVDWRVVSRIALPGALGAFAGATVLSSLSTESAAPWMAGILFALGAYLLVRFTRPLRSAGTGGRLRGRFLGPLGLVAGFVDATGGGGWGPVATPALLVSGRLEPRKVIGSVDTAETVVALAASAGFLIGLGSEGFLLPTVAALLVGGLIAAPVAAWLVRTVPAQLLGAAVGGVIVLTNARTLLRAGAVGTPLSGVVYGLLAAGWLTALALALRALRRTRQDRALAEPAPVTDTAGTVAQPRRLPVAVDS
- a CDS encoding pyridoxal-dependent decarboxylase, which produces MAEHMDPEEFRRAGYAVVDWIADYWSTLGQRPVVSGDPPGALAAALPAGPPVDGEPVDAVLADLDALVAPRLTHWQHPGFFGYFPANTSGPSVLGDLVSSGLGVQGMLWATSPACTELETVMMDWLAGLLDLPRRFRSDTRGGGVIQDSASSATLVATLAALHRASDGRWREAGVDRRYRAYTSTHGHSSIEKAARIAGLGADGVRAVEVDPASQAMRPAALCAAIEADRAAGEVPAIVVATIGTTSTTAVDPLPEIGAICAEYGIWLHVDAAYAGAAAVCPELRWSHAGLEFADSYCFDPHKWLLTGFDCDAFWVADRGELVEALTVMPEFLRNAATESGAVLDYRDWQVPLGRRFRALKLWFVLRWYGVEGLRAHVRRGVALAARFAGRVRADDRFELAAAHPFSLVCFRLRAADEVNAELLARVNGTGRVHLTHTRVDGRFTLRLAVGSPQTAEAHVDEAWTLLQATADDLMAT